DNA from Podarcis muralis chromosome 13, rPodMur119.hap1.1, whole genome shotgun sequence:
TCAACCAGGAACTCAGTTCCTAAGAGAGTGGTGGCAGGGCTTGGACTAGCTTAATTGGTGGCGAGGAAAGGCAGCGGTTAAGAAAGGTAGCTGGTGTAAGAGGCAAGCCAATCCCATTTCTAAACTTTTCTATTTTCAGGTGTATGTGATTATTTGGAAGAACCTGGAAACACAGAAGGAGCCAGCATTGGAAAGTTAGAAATTCCTGAGAAGAATGCTGCTGTGGAAAAGAGTCAGGGTTTGTCTTCTCCAGATCCCTGCTTGGGTAAACATGACAGGAACTCCAATTCCATGTCAGAGGGTGGTTCTTGCTCTTTACTCAATATGGCACAATTGGCTGATGAAGCCACAAAGCCCACTGCAGATAAACAGGCTGGTCACGATGCAGGAAATGTTAGCACGGGGCTGCCTTGTGGACATAAACATGTCCTGTGTGAAAATGAGGAACAGCTACTGCAGTCACAAACTTCCCCTGAACGTCCTCTGAGTCAAGTCTCTGGGAAGAAACTGATGCGGAGCATCCAGAAAGTCAAAGCATGGCTGTCTAAAAGCAAGGAGGGTCTTTCTCCAAGATCCCTGCAAGATACTCACACACAGGAGGTGGATCAAGATCCAGACTTGTCAGATGGAGactctctggtctcccagaaaaCTGAACAGATTGGATACCAGAAAGTCTTCACAGTGGAATGTGAAGGTGACAGGTCTTTGCCCAAGCCAGTTGCCTCTAAACCTGAGGATAAACTATTTGGGAGAACATACAAGAGGAAACGCAAATCAACCCCTCTTTGGAATAAGAGGGAAACAGTTTGTATCCAAGCAAAGGAAGGCATTGCTATGAATACAGAATCCTGTGATGCGCCTGTAAAAAGATTATCGCGAAAGAGGAAGGCTACATCAGAATTGCTACCAGATGACTTCATTAGGAGGCAAGATGGGGAAGTAAATAGTAAGAGGCCTGGTGGAGATGAAGATACTGCTTTGGAAGAAGGTGGCCAAGCTCCTGCTCTTGTAGATGATAGCCCTGTGGCAGATCAAAAGGAAGTTGAGCTACCGACTGAATTTCCTGCCAAGGAAGGGCTGTCTGTTTTGGAAACTGATTTAAACGAACCATCTCAGAGTATATGCCTGAAATCGCCAGAATCGAACCGTAACCATCTAAAGAAGAAAAGTAACACTTTGAGCAAGATACGTAGACAATTAATCAAGCCTGTTGGTGAATTGCAGTTAATGATGGACAGAAGCTCCAGGTCCCCTGAGAAGGCAAAGATACAGACTGATGATAAGTTAAGGGAAGTTGGCACAAGCCAGGTGCAAGTCAGACGGAGCAGAAGGCTTCAGTTCTCGACAGAAGACGTCTGGAGGAGAAGTGAGCCAGTTAAGCGAGGAAGGAAACAGTTGGATAAGAGAGAAACAAAGAAGCGTAGGTGGTCTTATGAAGAAAACACGCCAACGCCTTCCATAGCAGAAAATTACCCCAGTGTGTTGCAGGGCAGGCTCCAAAAGGGCCTGTCTTTGTCAGATACCAGCCTGATGGACGTGGAaggggatgcaagtaaagcttgtgctaaccctccagcttctcctcagGTAGGTGTTGAACAAACCACAGAGGGCAGCAGTCCTTGTTGCATTGTTCCCAGTGCAAGTTCCCAGGACAGCTGCTCACTTCTGCATTTTGCTTCTCCGGAGGTGGAGCAAACCACTTCTGAGGACAAACAGCTCACAGTAGCACACCAGACGGAGAAGAATGTGTTATGTACCCAGAAACTAGAGGGCGATGAGTTTTGCACAGGGGATATGATGAGAAGCTGTAAACCCCCTGAAACAAATGACGAAGCTGCAGGAACTTTGGAGCTGAACTCAGAAACTGAGGACAGTGAACTGGATACAAACTTCATGCAGAAGATATTCAATGGCTGCAAACGCCAGTCATTCTTGTTGCATCCAGTAAAGGAATCTGCTGCAGAAATTCAAAAAGAGACACGCATTGGCTTGGGGGAAGATGGCAAGGTTGACTGTTTGAAGAAATCAACTTGCATCGATAAATTTTGTGAGGAGAAGAGAGATGCTGTTGCCTGTGAGGTGAACAGCTCTGTCCAAAGACTGGCATCTTGTGCTACTGGTTTCCCTGATCGCGAGAGGAGAACTGAGCACCCCCAGCTTGCCTCACAAACTGCGTTCCCAGATCATCCATCCACACCAGATCAATTAGCCACCAAGAATCCTGACAGTCCCCAGCAAAGTCAAAAGCCAGTAACTAAAAAGAGTATGTCCCCTCAAATTAGGGGAGAAGTTGCAAActcaaataacagcagcagcagtggaagcCCAAATGTCTGGAGAAATGTCATCATCCACAGCACCAGTTTAAGTGAGGCACGTTCTAGTATAAACAACTCTGAAGATGCAGAATCTGAAAGCACTAAAAACAAAGGGCTGGCATTAAACTCTCAGCCAGAATTCATGCAGCCATGTCCTGTAATTTGTCAGCTACCACATTCTGAATTCAGTGGCGTCCATGGTGAAAAGAATAGCCCCATGGAACAAAAGCAACTGCATAGTGGCACAGAAGAAGCAACCAATAATTGCAGTGCAGGCACTTCTAAGCGCTTGGTTCACAGTAATAATTTGGAACAGTGCGCCGAGGAGGAGTACCATGGATTTGAGGTATCCTCGGAGACACCAGAGGGCTTGCTAGGCCCTGTCATCAGAAGCATAGAGGGCTCACCTAACCTTGGGGAAACGGAGAGGAATGATAGCTTGGCCATGTCTCCTGGCAGAGACGAGCAAACCCCACTTAAGGGAGACCTGGGTAGTGGCAACAGAAGAAGTTCCAGGCTGAGCCATAAAGGCCTCGTTCGCACGCAGCAGAGATGGGCACGGAAGCTGCCATCTTCGGAGGAAGATTCTAGCGAAGATGAAGAGTTGCCATCTTTTCAGGCACTGATATTTGGTAAATCGGCAAGCACACCGCTAGACCccctgaaaaagaagaagacatcaGGAGGGATGCCAGTACTGAAGAGCAGCAACAAATGTAGTGTAGAAACCAAGGAGGAGCATGTCTGTCCAAGTCAGGATTCGGAGTGCTCTATGAAGCTGTTTTCTTCCCAGTCACACACAGCTGAGGATTTCCGCAGCAGGCCTCAGGACTCAAGACACTTAACTCCAGCTCCCACTTCTAGAGAAAATCTGGAAAGTCTTAGCGGGAATAAAAAAGCCGCTCAGCCCAGGGATGAAGTCTCAAAAGATGCTGGACAACAGAAAGATGAACAGCAAGAACAAGTGGATTCAGAATTCAATTTAGGTATGAATATatgctttttttatttatgcTATTTTAAATTTCCTACCTTCATATTGAATCCTCTCCCTTTTGCCTCTTATTACCGCCTCAGATGAAAATGAGGTGTTTTTACACTACAGTGTACTGTTTTACGAGTTAGCTTGTGTCTGCAAGCCATAGGCCCATATATAGAAACAGCTAAGGAGGCGATGGTACCTCTTTTGATATAACCAGTTTAAGGAAGAATCCTGTTTCACTTTGAAGTCGTCATACTGCATTTTAAATGCTAACTGAAATGGAGGTTCTTGTTTTCTCCCCCTGCAAGTGTGTTTACATTACACTATTGCCCCTCTCCTGGGTTTTCTGAGTACAGAGAGGAGATGCACATACCAGACATTTTTAATATTCACGACAGCAGTCGCCAGTGTGCCTATAGTGCTGAATAAAGTATAAATTGGCCCTTAGACCTTTTACAACAGGGATGGGtaagatggggaacctctggcctgcagGTGATACTCATCTATTCAGCCTGTACTTATCACCCTGCTCTCCTGTAatacattgttttttaaaaaaatattccattGGTGCCaatagaatattttttaaaagcttaattGTTGCATGGAGGAAGTGGTGAGCAATTTTCAGTGATGGTTGAAGCTGTTGAGGTAAGGGTTAACCTCCATGTACTCTTCATATATATTCAGTGTTCTCAGTGCCTAAGATTGAATAATCCCGGGTGCATAAACATTTGTCCCTGGCACCTAGGAATTTGAAATATTTCTCCAGCCCTGTCACTGTATCTTAACTGCTACTTTGAGCCCAGGTTGTGATTCTGTAGGAAGCTGGGAACTTTCCTAACCTTCCCAGTTCCTTCTTGTTCTTTCAGCCAAAGCTCCCCTCTTCCTTTCTGGGGGTGGTATGTTGGGCACATCTTTGTATCAATAAATAAGGAGCCTTGCCTGGGAATTATCTCTGTATGCTCTCCAATATTCTGTATGAGAAACAGGGTTCTTGTCTTTTGAAGGTGAAGAGACCTTGGACTATGACAGTGAAGCTAGCTGCTTGGGAGATTCATCAGGCCTATCTTCCCAGAGTGAGATTCTCACCACACAGGTATGAAATGGCGCAGTTTCAGGCATGGCTGTGAAGGACTAATGGGGACATGCTGCAGCAAGGGAGGATAAGATCTTGGGAGGAGAGAAGTGTTGGAAAGCTAGTGGTATACAGGAACCACATGTCATACTGGGAACATGGTTGAACCTTTGTCACTGGAGGCCTTTAAGAGCTCCTTGGACCAGCATGGATTAATGAGCTAGAATCAATccatgttatttattgtttgtttcatAACTCATTCTTCCTCCCAATGGAGCCATAGGTGGCAAGCacatccactttttttttttaaaaaaaagcattctaaaacagtttaaagcattTCAAGTTATCATTAGTAACATTATTTCATCCAATGATCTTTGGGTTACCAGGGATAGTATTTTTCAGCCACCAAATACATGGTGGATAGGAATGTTTTCAAAGTTAATGTTGGAGGTGGGTGCTCCTCaccagggtaaggtaaaggtaaagggacccctgaccgttaggtccagtcgtgacagactctggggttgtggcgctcatctcgctttactggccgagggagccggcgtacagctgtcggttcatgtggccagcatgactaagccacttctggcgaaccagagcagtgcatggaaatgccgtttaccttcccgccagagcggtacctatttatcaacttgcactttgacgtgctttcgaactgcaaggttggcaagagcagggatcgagcaacaggagctcaccctgtcatggggattcaaaccgtcaaccttctgatcggcgagtcctaggctctgtggtttaacccacagcgccacccgcatcccttcctcACCAGAgtaggcattccacaaatggggaaccactactgaaaaggccctgtcataggTCAGTTTCCAGTGGCGGCAccattgtggggaaggtacaggggagtaccatacgcccagagaacctgtcattgtgccatgggtgtggttgagtccaccgaacacattctcttgacttgcccttcttatgcagagcttagacaaaattttatagacccactcctatgtcaatttagcttcctacccggagaaaaccaggttttacacttgctgaataatgtcactagagctataccttccttggtggccaaatttctttttttagcttttaagcgtcgcaagactataattgactgtattgatatggggctatttgtttagcccattttagtgttggctaagttctaaaatcttcctggatgttttaactgtgtattgacaaatgcacttttttctgactgacggtcgaataaaaggttgatgatgatgatggtggcgGCACCACCAACAAGGCCTTATCTGCTGATTGTAGGGCCTGAGTTGGTTTATATGGGGGGAGGTGCTCTTTGGGGTACTTGGGCCCCAAGCCATTTTGGGCTTTATAAGCTACTACTAACACATTGAATTGGGCCTTGTAGCTCACTTGTAGCCAGTGCTGTGCTTAGCAACCACATTCTGCATTGGCAGCAGCCTCTggatcatcttcaagggcagcccaccTTTCAAAATCCCTAGTGCTGCTGTGGGAGGCACCAGAAAGAACTTCTTTGTGGCGTTTTGCTCAGCAGCAGGTGCTTGGGAACCCCGCtgacttccctctctctctcttgtggtgGGCAGAAGAGTGGGATGaatctccttcctctccttcacTGGGCATGAAGCATTGTCCCACTCCTACTCCTGCAGAAGGGAAGGAATGAAGCCAAGCCAGTGATAGTTGCCACTGCTGGGGGATGGGGTGCTGCTAGCAAAAAGCCTGCAATAAAGTTCTACAGAAAT
Protein-coding regions in this window:
- the BRCA1 gene encoding breast cancer type 1 susceptibility protein isoform X4, whose product is MDSSIPSIAEVRGILLAMQKNLECPICLEVMKEPVSTNCAHIFCSFCMFKLLKQKKGAVRCPLCNAKVTKRSLWEDVRFKQVIKVVLEAIRAFEHDTGLKFSDDLCFPKKALEDASASVSWQEKQVIDCKGYRDRLKRVKEVKKRNAGLEGETSSLPLDAGTRRCSLRKKSNSSKAAVFEIGSDSSEDAFKKTDTIRCVSLRRNYPARVDEGCAKNESPSPFHMEFSELSAEDETPLNILGVCDYLEEPGNTEGASIGKLEIPEKNAAVEKSQGLSSPDPCLGKHDRNSNSMSEGGSCSLLNMAQLADEATKPTADKQAGHDAGNVSTGLPCGHKHVLCENEEQLLQSQTSPERPLSQVSGKKLMRSIQKVKAWLSKSKEGLSPRSLQDTHTQEVDQDPDLSDGDSLVSQKTEQIGYQKVFTVECEGDRSLPKPVASKPEDKLFGRTYKRKRKSTPLWNKRETVCIQAKEGIAMNTESCDAPVKRLSRKRKATSELLPDDFIRRQDGEVNSKRPGGDEDTALEEGGQAPALVDDSPVADQKEVELPTEFPAKEGLSVLETDLNEPSQSICLKSPESNRNHLKKKSNTLSKIRRQLIKPVGELQLMMDRSSRSPEKAKIQTDDKLREVGTSQVQVRRSRRLQFSTEDVWRRSEPVKRGRKQLDKRETKKRRWSYEENTPTPSIAENYPSVLQGRLQKGLSLSDTSLMDVEGDASKACANPPASPQVGVEQTTEGSSPCCIVPSASSQDSCSLLHFASPEVEQTTSEDKQLTVAHQTEKNVLCTQKLEGDEFCTGDMMRSCKPPETNDEAAGTLELNSETEDSELDTNFMQKIFNGCKRQSFLLHPVKESAAEIQKETRIGLGEDGKVDCLKKSTCIDKFCEEKRDAVACEVNSSVQRLASCATGFPDRERRTEHPQLASQTAFPDHPSTPDQLATKNPDSPQQSQKPVTKKSMSPQIRGEVANSNNSSSSGSPNVWRNVIIHSTSLSEARSSINNSEDAESESTKNKGLALNSQPEFMQPCPVICQLPHSEFSGVHGEKNSPMEQKQLHSGTEEATNNCSAGTSKRLVHSNNLEQCAEEEYHGFEVSSETPEGLLGPVIRSIEGSPNLGETERNDSLAMSPGRDEQTPLKGDLGSGNRRSSRLSHKGLVRTQQRWARKLPSSEEDSSEDEELPSFQALIFGKSASTPLDPLKKKKTSGGMPVLKSSNKCSVETKEEHVCPSQDSECSMKLFSSQSHTAEDFRSRPQDSRHLTPAPTSRENLESLSGNKKAAQPRDEVSKDAGQQKDEQQEQVDSEFNLGEETLDYDSEASCLGDSSGLSSQSEILTTQQKNAMQNSLKKLQQKMAILEAVLKQGSQSAVHEGSLLPGEEGDFTGGQTKSARGSKADLSSESKQSLQGAFSTPVRNMRGTPGSSKSKEQTSSLLAAETAMGPPSATHDAGRQSALRHSAQGSPVCPLSRITHCSTSKGNSERPFVTSKKNMSLVASGLNQGELRLVQMFARKNESTWSNKISYETTHVVMKTGELRTQRRTFPSALPHKVDE
- the BRCA1 gene encoding breast cancer type 1 susceptibility protein isoform X1, which translates into the protein MDSSIPSIAEVRGILLAMQKNLECPICLEVMKEPVSTNCAHIFCSFCMFKLLKQKKGAVRCPLCNAKVTKRSLWEDVRFKQVIKVVLEAIRAFEHDTGLKFSDDLCFPKKALEDASASVSWQEKQVIDCKGYRDRLKRVKEVKKRNAGLEGETSSLPLDAGTRRCSLRKKSNSSKAAVFEIGSDSSEDAFKKTDTIRCVSLRRNYPARVDEGCAKNESPSPFHMEFSELSAEDETPLNILGVCDYLEEPGNTEGASIGKLEIPEKNAAVEKSQGLSSPDPCLGKHDRNSNSMSEGGSCSLLNMAQLADEATKPTADKQAGHDAGNVSTGLPCGHKHVLCENEEQLLQSQTSPERPLSQVSGKKLMRSIQKVKAWLSKSKEGLSPRSLQDTHTQEVDQDPDLSDGDSLVSQKTEQIGYQKVFTVECEGDRSLPKPVASKPEDKLFGRTYKRKRKSTPLWNKRETVCIQAKEGIAMNTESCDAPVKRLSRKRKATSELLPDDFIRRQDGEVNSKRPGGDEDTALEEGGQAPALVDDSPVADQKEVELPTEFPAKEGLSVLETDLNEPSQSICLKSPESNRNHLKKKSNTLSKIRRQLIKPVGELQLMMDRSSRSPEKAKIQTDDKLREVGTSQVQVRRSRRLQFSTEDVWRRSEPVKRGRKQLDKRETKKRRWSYEENTPTPSIAENYPSVLQGRLQKGLSLSDTSLMDVEGDASKACANPPASPQVGVEQTTEGSSPCCIVPSASSQDSCSLLHFASPEVEQTTSEDKQLTVAHQTEKNVLCTQKLEGDEFCTGDMMRSCKPPETNDEAAGTLELNSETEDSELDTNFMQKIFNGCKRQSFLLHPVKESAAEIQKETRIGLGEDGKVDCLKKSTCIDKFCEEKRDAVACEVNSSVQRLASCATGFPDRERRTEHPQLASQTAFPDHPSTPDQLATKNPDSPQQSQKPVTKKSMSPQIRGEVANSNNSSSSGSPNVWRNVIIHSTSLSEARSSINNSEDAESESTKNKGLALNSQPEFMQPCPVICQLPHSEFSGVHGEKNSPMEQKQLHSGTEEATNNCSAGTSKRLVHSNNLEQCAEEEYHGFEVSSETPEGLLGPVIRSIEGSPNLGETERNDSLAMSPGRDEQTPLKGDLGSGNRRSSRLSHKGLVRTQQRWARKLPSSEEDSSEDEELPSFQALIFGKSASTPLDPLKKKKTSGGMPVLKSSNKCSVETKEEHVCPSQDSECSMKLFSSQSHTAEDFRSRPQDSRHLTPAPTSRENLESLSGNKKAAQPRDEVSKDAGQQKDEQQEQVDSEFNLGEETLDYDSEASCLGDSSGLSSQSEILTTQQKNAMQNSLKKLQQKMAILEAVLKQGSQSAVHEGSLLPGEEGDFTGGQTKSARGSKADLSSESKQSLQGAFSTPVRNMRGTPGSSKSKEQTSSLLAAETAMGPPSATHDAGRQSALRHSAQGSPVCPLSRITHCSTSKGNSERPFVTSKKNMSLVASGLNQGELRLVQMFARKNESTWSNKISYETTHVVMKTDEDLVCERTLKYFLGIAGRKWVVSYHWVVQSLKERRVLNEEDFEVRGDMINGRNHQGPKRARESPVGKLFQGLEICCYGPFTDMLPEQLEWMVELSGASIVKEPRLFSHSTNSTAVVVVQPEAWSEDTACQGIPPQCSATVVSREWMLDSIACYQRQAFDEYIVQQV
- the BRCA1 gene encoding breast cancer type 1 susceptibility protein isoform X5, translating into MDSSIPSIAEVRGILLAMQKNLECPICLEVMKEPVSTNCAHIFCSFCMFKLLKQKKGAVRCPLCNAKVTKRSLWEDVRFKQVIKVVLEAIRAFEHDTGLKFSDDLCFPKKALEDASASVSWQEKQVIDCKGYRDRLKRVKEVKKRNAGLEGETSSLPLDAGTRRCSLRKKSNSSKAAVFEIGSDSSEDAFKKTDTIRCVSLRRNYPARVDEGCAKNESPSPFHMEFSELSAEDETPLNILGVCDYLEEPGNTEGASIGKLEIPEKNAAVEKSQGLSSPDPCLGKHDRNSNSMSEGGSCSLLNMAQLADEATKPTADKQAGHDAGNVSTGLPCGHKHVLCENEEQLLQSQTSPERPLSQVSGKKLMRSIQKVKAWLSKSKEGLSPRSLQDTHTQEVDQDPDLSDGDSLVSQKTEQIGYQKVFTVECEGDRSLPKPVASKPEDKLFGRTYKRKRKSTPLWNKRETVCIQAKEGIAMNTESCDAPVKRLSRKRKATSELLPDDFIRRQDGEVNSKRPGGDEDTALEEGGQAPALVDDSPVADQKEVELPTEFPAKEGLSVLETDLNEPSQSICLKSPESNRNHLKKKSNTLSKIRRQLIKPVGELQLMMDRSSRSPEKAKIQTDDKLREVGTSQVQVRRSRRLQFSTEDVWRRSEPVKRGRKQLDKRETKKRRWSYEENTPTPSIAENYPSVLQGRLQKGLSLSDTSLMDVEGDASKACANPPASPQVGVEQTTEGSSPCCIVPSASSQDSCSLLHFASPEVEQTTSEDKQLTVAHQTEKNVLCTQKLEGDEFCTGDMMRSCKPPETNDEAAGTLELNSETEDSELDTNFMQKIFNGCKRQSFLLHPVKESAAEIQKETRIGLGEDGKVDCLKKSTCIDKFCEEKRDAVACEVNSSVQRLASCATGFPDRERRTEHPQLASQTAFPDHPSTPDQLATKNPDSPQQSQKPVTKKSMSPQIRGEVANSNNSSSSGSPNVWRNVIIHSTSLSEARSSINNSEDAESESTKNKGLALNSQPEFMQPCPVICQLPHSEFSGVHGEKNSPMEQKQLHSGTEEATNNCSAGTSKRLVHSNNLEQCAEEEYHGFEVSSETPEGLLGPVIRSIEGSPNLGETERNDSLAMSPGRDEQTPLKGDLGSGNRRSSRLSHKGLVRTQQRWARKLPSSEEDSSEDEELPSFQALIFGKSASTPLDPLKKKKTSGGMPVLKSSNKCSVETKEEHVCPSQDSECSMKLFSSQSHTAEDFRSRPQDSRHLTPAPTSRENLESLSGNKKAAQPRDEVSKDAGQQKDEQQEQVDSEFNLGEETLDYDSEASCLGDSSGLSSQSEILTTQQKNAMQNSLKKLQQKMAILEAVLKQGSQSAVHEGSLLPGEEGDFTGGQTKSARGSKADLSSESKQSLQGAFSTPVRNMRGTPGSSKSKEQTSSLLAAETAMGPPSATHDAGRQSALRHSAQGSPVCPLSRITHCSTSKGNSERPFVTSKKNMSLVASGLNQGELRLVQMFARKNESTWSNKISYETTHVVMKTDCQG
- the BRCA1 gene encoding breast cancer type 1 susceptibility protein isoform X2, translating into MKEPVSTNCAHIFCSFCMFKLLKQKKGAVRCPLCNAKVTKRSLWEDVRFKQVIKVVLEAIRAFEHDTGLKFSDDLCFPKKALEDASASVSWQEKQVIDCKGYRDRLKRVKEVKKRNAGLEGETSSLPLDAGTRRCSLRKKSNSSKAAVFEIGSDSSEDAFKKTDTIRCVSLRRNYPARVDEGCAKNESPSPFHMEFSELSAEDETPLNILGVCDYLEEPGNTEGASIGKLEIPEKNAAVEKSQGLSSPDPCLGKHDRNSNSMSEGGSCSLLNMAQLADEATKPTADKQAGHDAGNVSTGLPCGHKHVLCENEEQLLQSQTSPERPLSQVSGKKLMRSIQKVKAWLSKSKEGLSPRSLQDTHTQEVDQDPDLSDGDSLVSQKTEQIGYQKVFTVECEGDRSLPKPVASKPEDKLFGRTYKRKRKSTPLWNKRETVCIQAKEGIAMNTESCDAPVKRLSRKRKATSELLPDDFIRRQDGEVNSKRPGGDEDTALEEGGQAPALVDDSPVADQKEVELPTEFPAKEGLSVLETDLNEPSQSICLKSPESNRNHLKKKSNTLSKIRRQLIKPVGELQLMMDRSSRSPEKAKIQTDDKLREVGTSQVQVRRSRRLQFSTEDVWRRSEPVKRGRKQLDKRETKKRRWSYEENTPTPSIAENYPSVLQGRLQKGLSLSDTSLMDVEGDASKACANPPASPQVGVEQTTEGSSPCCIVPSASSQDSCSLLHFASPEVEQTTSEDKQLTVAHQTEKNVLCTQKLEGDEFCTGDMMRSCKPPETNDEAAGTLELNSETEDSELDTNFMQKIFNGCKRQSFLLHPVKESAAEIQKETRIGLGEDGKVDCLKKSTCIDKFCEEKRDAVACEVNSSVQRLASCATGFPDRERRTEHPQLASQTAFPDHPSTPDQLATKNPDSPQQSQKPVTKKSMSPQIRGEVANSNNSSSSGSPNVWRNVIIHSTSLSEARSSINNSEDAESESTKNKGLALNSQPEFMQPCPVICQLPHSEFSGVHGEKNSPMEQKQLHSGTEEATNNCSAGTSKRLVHSNNLEQCAEEEYHGFEVSSETPEGLLGPVIRSIEGSPNLGETERNDSLAMSPGRDEQTPLKGDLGSGNRRSSRLSHKGLVRTQQRWARKLPSSEEDSSEDEELPSFQALIFGKSASTPLDPLKKKKTSGGMPVLKSSNKCSVETKEEHVCPSQDSECSMKLFSSQSHTAEDFRSRPQDSRHLTPAPTSRENLESLSGNKKAAQPRDEVSKDAGQQKDEQQEQVDSEFNLGEETLDYDSEASCLGDSSGLSSQSEILTTQQKNAMQNSLKKLQQKMAILEAVLKQGSQSAVHEGSLLPGEEGDFTGGQTKSARGSKADLSSESKQSLQGAFSTPVRNMRGTPGSSKSKEQTSSLLAAETAMGPPSATHDAGRQSALRHSAQGSPVCPLSRITHCSTSKGNSERPFVTSKKNMSLVASGLNQGELRLVQMFARKNESTWSNKISYETTHVVMKTDEDLVCERTLKYFLGIAGRKWVVSYHWVVQSLKERRVLNEEDFEVRGDMINGRNHQGPKRARESPVGKLFQGLEICCYGPFTDMLPEQLEWMVELSGASIVKEPRLFSHSTNSTAVVVVQPEAWSEDTACQGIPPQCSATVVSREWMLDSIACYQRQAFDEYIVQQV
- the BRCA1 gene encoding breast cancer type 1 susceptibility protein isoform X3; the encoded protein is MIQGSSVVSDDLCFPKKALEDASASVSWQEKQVIDCKGYRDRLKRVKEVKKRNAGLEGETSSLPLDAGTRRCSLRKKSNSSKAAVFEIGSDSSEDAFKKTDTIRCVSLRRNYPARVDEGCAKNESPSPFHMEFSELSAEDETPLNILGVCDYLEEPGNTEGASIGKLEIPEKNAAVEKSQGLSSPDPCLGKHDRNSNSMSEGGSCSLLNMAQLADEATKPTADKQAGHDAGNVSTGLPCGHKHVLCENEEQLLQSQTSPERPLSQVSGKKLMRSIQKVKAWLSKSKEGLSPRSLQDTHTQEVDQDPDLSDGDSLVSQKTEQIGYQKVFTVECEGDRSLPKPVASKPEDKLFGRTYKRKRKSTPLWNKRETVCIQAKEGIAMNTESCDAPVKRLSRKRKATSELLPDDFIRRQDGEVNSKRPGGDEDTALEEGGQAPALVDDSPVADQKEVELPTEFPAKEGLSVLETDLNEPSQSICLKSPESNRNHLKKKSNTLSKIRRQLIKPVGELQLMMDRSSRSPEKAKIQTDDKLREVGTSQVQVRRSRRLQFSTEDVWRRSEPVKRGRKQLDKRETKKRRWSYEENTPTPSIAENYPSVLQGRLQKGLSLSDTSLMDVEGDASKACANPPASPQVGVEQTTEGSSPCCIVPSASSQDSCSLLHFASPEVEQTTSEDKQLTVAHQTEKNVLCTQKLEGDEFCTGDMMRSCKPPETNDEAAGTLELNSETEDSELDTNFMQKIFNGCKRQSFLLHPVKESAAEIQKETRIGLGEDGKVDCLKKSTCIDKFCEEKRDAVACEVNSSVQRLASCATGFPDRERRTEHPQLASQTAFPDHPSTPDQLATKNPDSPQQSQKPVTKKSMSPQIRGEVANSNNSSSSGSPNVWRNVIIHSTSLSEARSSINNSEDAESESTKNKGLALNSQPEFMQPCPVICQLPHSEFSGVHGEKNSPMEQKQLHSGTEEATNNCSAGTSKRLVHSNNLEQCAEEEYHGFEVSSETPEGLLGPVIRSIEGSPNLGETERNDSLAMSPGRDEQTPLKGDLGSGNRRSSRLSHKGLVRTQQRWARKLPSSEEDSSEDEELPSFQALIFGKSASTPLDPLKKKKTSGGMPVLKSSNKCSVETKEEHVCPSQDSECSMKLFSSQSHTAEDFRSRPQDSRHLTPAPTSRENLESLSGNKKAAQPRDEVSKDAGQQKDEQQEQVDSEFNLGEETLDYDSEASCLGDSSGLSSQSEILTTQQKNAMQNSLKKLQQKMAILEAVLKQGSQSAVHEGSLLPGEEGDFTGGQTKSARGSKADLSSESKQSLQGAFSTPVRNMRGTPGSSKSKEQTSSLLAAETAMGPPSATHDAGRQSALRHSAQGSPVCPLSRITHCSTSKGNSERPFVTSKKNMSLVASGLNQGELRLVQMFARKNESTWSNKISYETTHVVMKTDEDLVCERTLKYFLGIAGRKWVVSYHWVVQSLKERRVLNEEDFEVRGDMINGRNHQGPKRARESPVGKLFQGLEICCYGPFTDMLPEQLEWMVELSGASIVKEPRLFSHSTNSTAVVVVQPEAWSEDTACQGIPPQCSATVVSREWMLDSIACYQRQAFDEYIVQQV